The segment ACGTGGCCGTCGAGGTCGTCCACCCCACGCGCCTGTCGCTCGAGATCGAAGACGGGCGACGCGCCTTCGCCCCCGGCGAAACGGCGCGCGTGCTCGCGCGCGTGGCGAGCGACCTCCAGCAGCCCCCGCCCGAGGTGGCCCTCGACCTGTCGCTGCTGGAGGAGGACGGCAACGCGGCCCTGGCGCCGCGCCAACGCACCGTGCGCTGGCGCGACGGGCGCTACGAAGAGGTCGAGCTCCCGCTGCCCGTTCCGCGCCTGAGGCCTGGGGCCTATCGCCTGCGGGCCGAGCTGCGGGTGGGCGGCGAACTGGCCGATGCCGCGGACGAGGAACTCCACATCCTCGCGCCGCCCCCCGCGCGCGCGGGCTTCCCGCTCATCGCCGACGGCGGCTACCACCTGGACCGGGCCTCCACCGAGCGCTCCGTCGCCGAGATCGCCGGCGCCGGGGCCAACACGCTCTCGCTGCCCGGACCGCCCGCCTGGCGGGCCGGCGAAGCGCCCCACCGCGAGGCGATGCTGGCCCACGCGCGCGACTGCGCCGCGCGCGCCGGCCTGGCGCTCGCGCACCACCGATGCGGCCTCGTGCCCGGCCTCAGCCCCGCGGCGCCGCTGCCGTTGTGCGCGCTGACGCCCGAGTTCCGCCACGCGCTCGACCACCGCGTGCGCCCCGTGCTGGCCGCCGCCGCGCGGGTGCCGGGCCTTCATTTCCACGAGGTGGCCAGCCGCGCCGCCGTGAATCCCGAGCAGTTCTGCCGATGCCCCGCCTGCCGGGCCGCTTACGAACGCAACCTCGGAGCGGAACTGCCCGAGGGCGAACCCGAGTCGCTGAGCCCCGCCCAGCGCAAGGCCCTCAGCGCCTTCGTGACATCGTACTGGTGGCACGTGCTCTCGGCCGTGGCGAAGCTGCGCGACGAGGCAGGCGCAGGCGTGCGGCTGTCGCTCACCTTCGATGCCACGAGCTTCCTCCGCGACGGCCCGGCGGCGCCCTACTGCGACGCCTTCGTGTGGGCGCGGGCGTGCGAGACCGCCGAGGTGGCGCCCGAGGCCGACCTCGAGCGCTTCCGTCTCTCGCTCGCCGGGCACCAGGCCATCCTGGCGTCGCTCGGCAAGCCGCTGGGCGCCCAACTGGACCTGGCGGTGGGCCGGCCTCCGGTGGCCGAGGCGGCCTACACGGCCATCGCGCGCGGCGTCGCGCATCTTCGCGTGGCCGACAACCCCCGCTACGTCGGCCGCCGGCGGCAGGCTCCGCTGCCCGAGGCGCTCGGCGGCCTCTTCCTTCGGCTGGGCCGCGGGGGGCCGCTGCTCGCGCGGTCGCACCGGCCGCCGGCTCGGGCCGCGCAACTCTTCCCCTTCACCGAGGTGGCTGTGAACGGCGGGGGCGGCGGCGTGTTGGCCGCCTTCGGCCTGCTGGAGGCCGCCTCGGGCGGGGCGGACCTGCTGCACGAGCGCCTGGTGGCCGAGGGCGTGCCAGCCTCGGTCGGCGCCGTGGCGCTCCTGGGCGTGCGGGTGGTGCCGAAGCGGGTCGCGTGGGCCCTCGTGCGCTTCGTCGAGGCCGGCGGCCTGCTGCTGGCCGACCAGCCCGCCGTGAGCGACGAGGAGGGCGCGCCCGTGGAGTGGCCCGAGGCATTCTTCGGCACGGCCGAAACGCCGGTCTTCGGCGCCTTCACGGTTCGGCGACGGCGCTTCGGCGCCGGGCGGACGCTGTTGTTCTCGCCCGGCATCGCGGAGGCCTACCGGCAGGCGGCGGGGGCAGGGGACGCCGTGGCCACGCGCGAGCTCCGCCGGGGCCTGGCCGACGCCCTGGCCGAGCACGGCGTGCGCCCCATCGCGCGGGCCGACGAGCCGTGCGTGGAGGTGGGCCTCCGAGCCTGTGCGGCAGACACCTGGCTGCTCGTGGCCGTGAACCACAGCGGCGCGCCCCGGAAGCCCAGGATCGAGCTGGACCCCGCCCTGGTGCAGCCGACCTGCGCCTTCGACCTCTCGACCGGCGAGCCCGTGGCCGTGGAGCGCGAGAGCGGCCCGGCGCTCACGCTGGACCTGCCGCCGCACGATGGCGGCCTGTTCGTGCTGCACAGCGAACGCCCCTTCACCCTGCGCCTCGAAGCGCCCGAGGCCATCGCCGCTCGCGGTGGCTCCCTGAGCTACAAGGTCATGGTCCTGAACGAGTCGGGCCGGCCGGCCCACGGCTGCCACATCGTGCGCGTGACGGTCACCGACGCGGCCGGCCGCGAGCGCCCCGAGTACGGCGGCGAGCGGGTGGCCGCCGGCGGCGTGCTGGAGGTCGCCCTGCCCCTGGCCGCGAACGAGCGGCTCGGGGGCTGGACCGTGGAGGCCACCGACCTGCTCACGCGCCGCGTCGTGCGCCGCGCGCTCGAGGTTGTCCACGAAGCGCCGGATTCCCCGCCGAGTCCCGAGTCACAGAGCGAGTTGCCATGAGCCTGCACGAAGAGATCGCCGCCAACCTGACGGGCTACTCGAAGGCCATGTACTCCACGTGGTTCTTCTACCGCCCGTCGCGCATCCTGCTCGATGCGGGAGAGGGCGTGAGCGCGGCGATGGAGAACTTCGTCTTCGCCATCGAGAAGGTCTTCCTCAGCCACGGGCACTACGACCACATCGGCGGGCTGCCGGGGCTGCTCCAGTCGCGCCGCTCGGCCCGCGGCGACAAGGAGAAGCCGCTCGAGGTGTACCACCCCGCCGGCGACGAACTGGTCGCGGTCCTGCGCCAGTACGTCGAGGCGCTCACCTACCGCGTGGGCTACGACCTCTCGTGGCACGCGCTGGAGCCGGGGCAGGCCGTGCCGCTCGGCACCGGGCGCGACCGCGGCACGCTGGTGCCGTTCCGCGCCCGCCACGGCGGCCGCTCGCTTGCCCTGGGCTACAAGGTCACCGAGGAGC is part of the Planctomycetota bacterium genome and harbors:
- a CDS encoding glutamine amidotransferase — translated: MRVFYVRPSDNGNYGIEAALANCQRRIEELHVALFRGACVPLEPLNFDPREQGLAHLNRYDVAILAGLDPVALSAAELLAVAAFVERGGALMLLGGSHSFGNAEGSYLLLDPLLPVRILRGLDVEAGVLPTPSVHPIARGLPAPLGYIRKVHPVEPKPGAHVALRAGDLPLVVAGEFGYGRVVVVASYPECDEAEYGWFFTGDAFDDFLRSALAWMRKQHEPFWFESFSLPNRQVGAGNEEFGKARLAGPEAFAVRLTVRLADARGRIVHESSASLPARKTHEAIVSFRVPDGPWARGIHYVSVIASDAEGREVARRDVAVEVVHPTRLSLEIEDGRRAFAPGETARVLARVASDLQQPPPEVALDLSLLEEDGNAALAPRQRTVRWRDGRYEEVELPLPVPRLRPGAYRLRAELRVGGELADAADEELHILAPPPARAGFPLIADGGYHLDRASTERSVAEIAGAGANTLSLPGPPAWRAGEAPHREAMLAHARDCAARAGLALAHHRCGLVPGLSPAAPLPLCALTPEFRHALDHRVRPVLAAAARVPGLHFHEVASRAAVNPEQFCRCPACRAAYERNLGAELPEGEPESLSPAQRKALSAFVTSYWWHVLSAVAKLRDEAGAGVRLSLTFDATSFLRDGPAAPYCDAFVWARACETAEVAPEADLERFRLSLAGHQAILASLGKPLGAQLDLAVGRPPVAEAAYTAIARGVAHLRVADNPRYVGRRRQAPLPEALGGLFLRLGRGGPLLARSHRPPARAAQLFPFTEVAVNGGGGGVLAAFGLLEAASGGADLLHERLVAEGVPASVGAVALLGVRVVPKRVAWALVRFVEAGGLLLADQPAVSDEEGAPVEWPEAFFGTAETPVFGAFTVRRRRFGAGRTLLFSPGIAEAYRQAAGAGDAVATRELRRGLADALAEHGVRPIARADEPCVEVGLRACAADTWLLVAVNHSGAPRKPRIELDPALVQPTCAFDLSTGEPVAVERESGPALTLDLPPHDGGLFVLHSERPFTLRLEAPEAIAARGGSLSYKVMVLNESGRPAHGCHIVRVTVTDAAGRERPEYGGERVAAGGVLEVALPLAANERLGGWTVEATDLLTRRVVRRALEVVHEAPDSPPSPESQSELP
- a CDS encoding MBL fold metallo-hydrolase; this translates as MSLHEEIAANLTGYSKAMYSTWFFYRPSRILLDAGEGVSAAMENFVFAIEKVFLSHGHYDHIGGLPGLLQSRRSARGDKEKPLEVYHPAGDELVAVLRQYVEALTYRVGYDLSWHALEPGQAVPLGTGRDRGTLVPFRARHGGRSLALGYKVTEERKRLHPRYAGLAEAEIARIARSTPRAELTETYEKTLLAYSGDSMPLDPDVVRDAEVLMHEATFLAADEREAPAHATVEEAIRVAVAARAKLLALFHISSRYPGREVERQVRELAAALAPDLPIVVFRSARRLRIGPV